A region of the Leptospiraceae bacterium genome:
CAATTTGGCTTCCTTTCTTAAATCGGGAACCGGAATTCCTAAAAAAATATCACCTTCCCCGTATTCACCCTTAGCGGTTTTGAAATATTTTTGCAGATCCTTCGCTTTTTTTGGATTGGCCAGTTGCTTCAACTTTTTTTGGATTTCTTTTGCATTCACGGGTTTTGTCCTCTTTTGTATAAGAGGAGATTATATAGAAAAATGAGCAAGTAGTTTTCATAAGAGCAGATATAATAAAGGAAGGGTAATAAAGCCCAAAATAATTCCATAACCCACAAGAGAAGCTGCAAGACCGGGTGATAAATTGTAAAGCATAGCCAGGGCTCCTGCTGAAACCATAGGCGGCATCCCGGCTTCAAAAATAGAAACCAGGGCAGCTTTCCCTTTGAAACCAAATAGCTTACAAAAACTGAGGGCAACAAGAGGAGCCAGGATAAGTTTTATAAAAAGACCCGTTCCTATAAAACCAAGTTGACTCTTATTCGGACGTAGTTCCAATTGAAAACCCACAGCTATCATAACCAGGGGAATTAAGGTGGAGGATAAGTTTTTAAGAATCGATTGAAAAATAGCAGGATACGAGAACGGTTTTAGAACGAAGGCCAGGCATAAAAAAATCAGGGGAGGAAAACTGAGGATCTTTAAAAGAACTTGTTTCAGGGAAAGATTACTTGGTGAATTAGAATATACAGATATGATAATACTTCCGTAAGTAGAGAGAAGCAAAAAAGAGCCGAGCTGGTCGTAAAGTAAAACATAGGGAATGGCATCCTTACCGAAGAAGGATTCCACCATCGGAATTCCCAAGAAAGACGTGTTACCGAGAGGTATAAGTAAAAGCATACAGGCTGTGACTTTTCTTTCCCATTTTCGTATTTTAGAAATAATATATATACTTATAACACTAAGACCGAGCATGAAATAGGGCATAAAAATGGGAATCCAGAGTTCGGAGGAAAAATGCAACTCCTGGATTTTATAAAGAATCAGGGCCGGAAGAGAAATGTAAATTACAAAAAGGTTCAGAACTTTCGCCGTGTTTTCCGGGAAAAACGAATTTTTTCTGATTAGAACTCCAATAAAGAGTAAGAAGATGATATAAAAAAAGTTTTCCATTAAAAGCTTAAACCTGTTGAAAAATAATTCTTCTGCAGAAAGAAAAGTGTGTTCTTATTAGTGTTTATATAGGACATGGTAGAGTAAATCTGAATTTGGTGCCCTGATTTACTTTACTCTCAATGAATACTTTCCCCTCATGTCCTTCAATGATACTTTTTACGA
Encoded here:
- a CDS encoding AEC family transporter, whose translation is MENFFYIIFLLFIGVLIRKNSFFPENTAKVLNLFVIYISLPALILYKIQELHFSSELWIPIFMPYFMLGLSVISIYIISKIRKWERKVTACMLLLIPLGNTSFLGIPMVESFFGKDAIPYVLLYDQLGSFLLLSTYGSIIISVYSNSPSNLSLKQVLLKILSFPPLIFLCLAFVLKPFSYPAIFQSILKNLSSTLIPLVMIAVGFQLELRPNKSQLGFIGTGLFIKLILAPLVALSFCKLFGFKGKAALVSIFEAGMPPMVSAGALAMLYNLSPGLAASLVGYGIILGFITLPLLYLLL